The following are from one region of the Hymenobacter radiodurans genome:
- a CDS encoding DUF4385 family protein, which produces MPFDYSLDFKKVDFRQRPELYRVGKGEQGVLLVEPYKSEILPHWRFRTPEIAQESSERIYELFQGYLKSNDFVGADMARKFLQMALPGPVAMPIIRREKYDGRCLMIRKVRAVPTAAPSCLAPRRPEKAAAAAIFKQKWIRPNTTPNTNGSAPNFRLATASEPQIPTFI; this is translated from the coding sequence ATGCCCTTTGATTACTCGCTCGATTTTAAAAAAGTGGATTTTCGGCAACGGCCAGAGCTTTACCGTGTGGGCAAGGGTGAGCAAGGTGTGCTGCTGGTAGAGCCCTATAAATCGGAAATACTGCCGCACTGGCGCTTCCGTACGCCTGAAATAGCGCAGGAGTCATCGGAACGGATCTACGAGCTCTTTCAAGGCTATTTGAAAAGCAACGACTTTGTTGGGGCCGATATGGCGCGCAAGTTTCTACAAATGGCTTTACCCGGGCCCGTCGCTATGCCAATCATAAGGCGGGAAAAGTATGATGGCCGGTGCCTGATGATAAGAAAGGTCAGAGCGGTGCCCACGGCCGCGCCGAGCTGCCTCGCGCCCCGAAGACCCGAGAAAGCGGCCGCTGCCGCCATCTTCAAACAGAAATGGATCAGGCCCAACACGACCCCGAATACGAACGGCAGCGCGCCGAATTTCAGGCTCGCTACGGCAAGTGAGCCACAGATTCCTACCTTTATCTAA
- a CDS encoding Ig-like domain-containing domain, translating into MSVRPRLLFLLGIGVAMSGCASVGSPEGGAKDLTPPKLVRTSPEQGARNVSQRSIRLEFSETVQLKDLQKNLIIAPVIPEENKYQVREDKGGITLTFEQPFDKNTTYSFNFGTAVTDITENNVAPNVMLSFSTGATLDSGRVFGRVTDLLTKRTAEDISVILYPEADTANIRRGKPYYLARTAKNGQYSFQNLREGRYRLFALQDKNNTRRYEEGERIAYLPELVTVAPGLDSIALVLVRPDARRPLATGRQGSPTQFKVSYNEGVRQASLAPLPGGSATAPEAVAQLNNALQVADQGRSVVVYKTKAVSEGRYLLSATDSVGNVGRDTINVRFQGNAPARRGPAYTVEGNPREVYFQGQVQFVFTEPVILPPNQSFGTLVEDSTARRPLRLPQDGTLSPDRVRLTIRPNFKARKTATIILDSTAIASVTGQSLGLRPLRLRISEQSPSGTLSGAIQTKFTRYQIQLINDTFQPIAVLDSPKNRYVFSNIAPGSYQIRVLIDADANGSWYGGDPQFKQPAEPVYLFPKKLDVRANWSRRKISPFRKGPFRTNHPYFGTCLPGSI; encoded by the coding sequence ATGTCCGTGCGCCCTCGTTTGCTGTTTTTATTAGGAATTGGAGTAGCAATGAGTGGCTGTGCGTCCGTTGGTTCACCGGAGGGCGGAGCTAAAGATTTGACCCCGCCGAAGCTGGTGCGTACTTCCCCGGAGCAAGGAGCCCGCAACGTGTCGCAACGCAGTATTCGTCTGGAGTTTTCGGAGACTGTGCAGCTGAAGGACTTGCAGAAGAACCTCATTATCGCGCCCGTCATTCCGGAGGAGAATAAATATCAGGTGCGCGAAGACAAAGGTGGCATCACGCTCACCTTCGAGCAGCCCTTTGATAAAAACACGACTTACTCGTTCAACTTCGGTACCGCCGTTACGGATATTACGGAGAACAACGTAGCGCCCAACGTGATGCTGAGCTTCAGTACGGGTGCCACGTTGGATTCGGGTCGGGTATTCGGGCGCGTGACGGACCTGCTCACCAAGCGAACGGCCGAGGACATTTCAGTTATTCTTTACCCCGAGGCTGATACCGCTAATATTCGTCGGGGCAAGCCTTACTATCTGGCGCGCACCGCTAAAAATGGGCAGTATTCTTTCCAAAATTTGCGGGAGGGCCGCTATCGTTTGTTCGCTTTGCAAGACAAGAATAACACCCGCCGCTACGAGGAAGGGGAGAGGATAGCCTACCTGCCCGAGTTGGTTACGGTGGCACCCGGCCTTGACTCGATTGCGCTCGTGCTGGTGCGCCCAGATGCCCGGCGCCCCTTGGCTACCGGCCGGCAGGGCTCGCCCACGCAATTTAAAGTAAGCTACAACGAGGGCGTCCGTCAGGCCTCGCTGGCCCCTTTGCCTGGTGGCTCTGCAACTGCGCCAGAGGCCGTGGCGCAGCTTAACAATGCGCTGCAGGTTGCCGATCAGGGCAGATCAGTGGTGGTTTACAAAACGAAGGCCGTCAGCGAGGGCCGCTATCTGCTATCTGCCACCGACAGTGTGGGCAACGTAGGCCGTGATACAATTAACGTGCGATTTCAGGGTAACGCCCCGGCCCGGCGCGGACCAGCTTATACCGTGGAAGGTAATCCGCGGGAAGTGTATTTTCAGGGACAGGTTCAATTTGTGTTTACTGAGCCGGTTATTTTGCCCCCCAATCAGTCTTTTGGTACGCTGGTAGAAGATTCCACAGCCCGCCGGCCGCTTCGCCTGCCCCAGGATGGTACGCTCAGCCCCGACCGCGTCCGGTTGACCATCAGACCGAATTTTAAGGCCCGCAAAACGGCTACCATCATCCTCGATAGTACCGCTATTGCCAGCGTTACGGGTCAGTCGTTGGGGCTGCGGCCACTGCGGCTGCGTATTTCTGAGCAGTCGCCTTCCGGCACACTCTCCGGAGCTATCCAAACCAAATTCACGCGCTACCAGATTCAGCTGATCAACGACACCTTTCAGCCAATAGCCGTGCTTGATAGTCCGAAAAACCGCTATGTATTCAGCAATATTGCTCCCGGCTCGTATCAAATCCGCGTTCTGATTGATGCCGATGCAAATGGCAGTTGGTATGGCGGCGACCCGCAGTTTAAGCAGCCTGCCGAGCCGGTTTATCTCTTCCCCAAAAAGCTGGACGTACGCGCTAACTGGAGCAGGAGGAAAATATCACCTTTTAGAAAAGGGCCTTTTCGTACCAATCATCCTTATTTTGGTACCTGCCTGCCCGGCAGTATCTAG